Proteins encoded within one genomic window of Haematobia irritans isolate KBUSLIRL chromosome 5, ASM5000362v1, whole genome shotgun sequence:
- the LOC142241648 gene encoding uncharacterized protein LOC142241648: MENNLRLLKSQFYFVKLPNQSRRLDLFIKYIRICLQSNVFSKPRAVWVCWKIHLEIALALNCIFVLPPKIIKIYIFHLYFFQFPEFAKYHQYNTKYYIALPLFLSLIGSNFNRLFQCVEIWKEIVTKIELPSSLIHPFMLNDYNC, from the exons atggaaaacaatctacgtttattgaag tcccagttttatttcgtgaaattgcccAATCAATCCCGTCGACTCGatctttttatcaaatatataagaatatgtttgcaatcaaatg ttttctcaaaaccaagagcggtatgggtttgttggaagattcaccttgaaattGCGTTGGcactaaattgcatttttgttttacctccgaaaattataaaaatatatattttccatttatatttttttcaatttccagaatttgcaaagtatcatcaatataacaccaaatattacattgctttgccattatttttgtctttgattggttcaaattttaatagactatttcaatgtgtggaaatttggaaagaaattgttactaaaattgaattaccgagctccttaatacacccttTTATGCTAAACGACTACAACTgctaa